A region of Paenibacillus sp. 37 DNA encodes the following proteins:
- a CDS encoding ABC transporter ATP-binding protein, which produces MIIDVQHVTWKRGPLTLLNDVSWQVNDGEHWALLGLNGSGKTTLLNMITGYLWPTEGKISVLGHEYGDVDLRQLRKSIGWVSSSLQEKLYGTDRTQYVVISGKHATIGLYDKLSDDDLDEAQGLMQTLGCQHLWDREYRTCSQGEKQKLLIARALMANPRVLILDEPCNGLDLFSRERLLDSIRELSQRPDTPSLIYVTHHTEEILPVFSHSLLLRRGEIVNSGLTSELMNTEVLSNFFEAPVEVDRHGERVYVRAAADS; this is translated from the coding sequence ATGATTATTGATGTACAGCATGTCACTTGGAAAAGGGGACCTCTTACCCTGCTGAACGATGTAAGCTGGCAGGTTAATGACGGTGAACACTGGGCGTTGCTTGGCCTGAATGGCTCTGGCAAAACAACACTCCTGAACATGATCACCGGGTATCTCTGGCCAACTGAAGGCAAGATATCCGTGCTGGGCCATGAATATGGCGATGTGGATCTGAGGCAGCTCCGCAAATCCATCGGCTGGGTCAGTTCGTCTCTGCAAGAGAAATTGTACGGCACGGATCGCACACAATATGTCGTAATCAGCGGCAAACATGCCACCATTGGCTTGTATGACAAGCTATCGGATGATGATCTGGATGAGGCACAGGGATTGATGCAAACGCTGGGCTGTCAGCACCTGTGGGATCGCGAATATCGTACCTGTTCTCAAGGTGAGAAACAGAAACTTCTTATTGCCCGAGCACTCATGGCCAATCCGCGCGTACTCATTCTGGACGAGCCTTGCAATGGACTGGATCTGTTCTCAAGAGAGCGATTGCTGGACAGCATTCGTGAACTATCACAGCGTCCAGATACCCCTTCACTCATCTATGTCACCCATCATACCGAAGAAATATTGCCCGTGTTTAGTCACAGTCTCTTGCTTCGTAGGGGTGAAATCGTGAATAGCGGACTAACGAGCGAGCTGATGAACACCGAAGTGCTGAGCAACTTCTTCGAGGCACCTGTGGAAGTTGATCGGCACGGGGAACGTGTGTATGTTAGAGCTGCGGCGGATTCATAA
- a CDS encoding class I SAM-dependent DNA methyltransferase has protein sequence MKDRGSDFYDDQANFEKYMERRKWQENANDTLEKPVMLELIGDVSGKNILDLGCGDARFAAELLSREREGATYTGIEGSVNMIQAANESVKGWNARIEQAFMEDWTYPAEVYDLVISRLAVHYIEDVESLFRNIYNTLKENGTFVFSVEHPVITSTLQPSGTRTDWVVDQYFVEGFREQQWLGGSVKKMHRSIESYFMALQRAGFRVEHLRESAPQRAYFVNEETYLRRQRIPLFLFLAARK, from the coding sequence ATGAAGGACAGAGGATCGGATTTTTACGATGATCAGGCGAACTTTGAGAAGTATATGGAACGTCGCAAGTGGCAGGAGAACGCCAATGATACACTGGAGAAGCCGGTGATGCTGGAGTTGATCGGAGATGTTTCTGGCAAGAATATACTGGACCTCGGTTGTGGAGATGCAAGGTTCGCCGCAGAATTGCTGAGCAGGGAGCGCGAAGGTGCGACGTATACGGGAATTGAGGGTTCGGTGAATATGATTCAGGCAGCTAACGAATCCGTAAAAGGATGGAATGCCCGGATTGAGCAAGCGTTCATGGAAGATTGGACATACCCGGCCGAAGTGTACGATCTGGTGATATCGAGACTGGCTGTTCACTATATTGAGGATGTGGAGAGCCTGTTCCGGAACATATACAATACGTTGAAAGAGAACGGGACATTTGTGTTCTCGGTAGAACATCCTGTGATCACGTCCACACTGCAACCTTCCGGGACACGAACGGACTGGGTAGTTGATCAGTATTTTGTGGAAGGATTTCGTGAGCAACAGTGGCTGGGCGGTTCTGTAAAAAAGATGCATCGTTCCATTGAATCCTACTTTATGGCATTGCAGCGGGCAGGGTTCCGTGTAGAACATTTGCGCGAGTCAGCACCACAACGTGCTTATTTTGTAAACGAGGAAACCTATCTGCGCAGGCAGCGCATTCCATTGTTTCTGTTCCTGGCTGCCCGGAAATAG
- a CDS encoding glycosyltransferase family 2 protein, whose product MADFILILSIFSIWIAVFESIVIMAGAIRFINKQDKKGIQIPEDMDHYPTVTVMVPAHNEGLVIVATVEHILRLNYPEDKVQVIVIADNCTDDTAEKLRSFLSQTSYMHRNVTVMERKGTGGKSGALNDGLEIATGDWICIFDADAAPERNSLMFLTQKSLENPEQYGVVFGRNKARNRGQNFLSKCINLEIITSQRVYHTGLWELFQLGSIPGTNYIIKTKLIREIGGWDVTAITEDTALSFEILNRGQFVALAPQAEAYQQEPEQLSVYMKQRERWAKGNYQVVLDNIHNLFNRSSWRNKLLVIYYAVSYFWFMLAIIVSDIIFLVNLVYQVIAIFKPEVSSPFQFAGDAYVFLVIGWALMYFIYVLQINLALAADIGQSNTRNFIYACVSYFTYAQLFILISIKAFYSLIMDKIRKRESKWYKTERFG is encoded by the coding sequence GTGGCTGATTTTATATTAATATTATCCATATTCAGTATCTGGATTGCCGTATTCGAGTCGATTGTTATTATGGCAGGTGCAATTCGCTTTATTAATAAACAGGACAAAAAAGGGATTCAGATCCCTGAAGATATGGACCATTATCCAACCGTTACGGTCATGGTTCCTGCGCACAACGAGGGTCTGGTCATTGTTGCGACGGTAGAGCACATCCTGCGGTTGAATTATCCGGAGGACAAGGTACAGGTCATCGTTATAGCGGATAACTGTACAGATGATACCGCAGAGAAGCTGAGATCATTTCTCAGTCAGACTAGTTATATGCATCGCAATGTGACAGTAATGGAGCGTAAAGGAACAGGTGGCAAGTCCGGGGCTTTAAATGACGGATTGGAAATTGCCACGGGTGATTGGATCTGTATCTTTGATGCAGATGCCGCACCTGAACGGAATTCATTAATGTTTTTGACCCAAAAATCGCTTGAGAACCCTGAACAATATGGCGTGGTTTTTGGCAGAAACAAAGCACGCAACAGAGGGCAGAATTTCCTCTCCAAATGCATCAATCTGGAGATTATTACTTCGCAACGTGTGTATCACACGGGCCTGTGGGAATTGTTCCAGCTGGGTTCCATTCCGGGAACGAATTACATTATCAAAACCAAGTTGATTCGGGAAATTGGCGGCTGGGATGTGACAGCCATCACAGAAGATACGGCACTATCATTCGAGATTTTGAATCGCGGACAGTTTGTGGCACTGGCGCCGCAAGCGGAAGCCTATCAGCAGGAGCCGGAACAGCTTAGTGTATACATGAAGCAGCGCGAACGATGGGCCAAGGGGAACTACCAGGTGGTACTGGATAATATCCATAACCTGTTTAACCGCTCCAGTTGGCGTAATAAGTTGTTGGTTATCTATTATGCCGTCAGTTATTTCTGGTTTATGCTTGCGATTATTGTATCGGATATTATATTTCTCGTGAATCTGGTCTATCAGGTCATTGCTATATTTAAACCAGAGGTAAGTTCACCGTTCCAGTTTGCCGGCGATGCGTATGTCTTCCTTGTCATTGGTTGGGCACTCATGTACTTTATTTACGTGTTACAGATCAATCTGGCACTTGCCGCAGATATTGGACAGAGCAATACTCGTAATTTCATCTATGCCTGCGTGTCCTACTTCACGTATGCACAGCTGTTCATCCTGATCTCGATCAAGGCATTCTACTCCTTGATTATGGACAAGATTCGGAAACGCGAGAGCAAATGGTACAAAACAGAACGTTTTGGCTAA
- a CDS encoding diguanylate cyclase domain-containing protein, which produces MRNKAPTRRIAWGYALLIGLALMQQLMIYLKVYMDQSYTTGDMIFSMVSLGALVFGLFLPVGVSVVAGFVYLVSYFVWLVTYADANVLVFSWWLLIPANVAVAAFIKASLLRSARVVERLQDMQDRNPEIDLDTSLGNKGALADTLIKHSNLARRYSEKYGFSIAMFKIEFLPLVMESLGSVRYAQFLLEISGTIQKQIRYEDYKFFVDRGRFVIICPMVNVEYLPLLTQRIKKAIMDLQIIDKKGNELQTVIRSGALVFQKEQFSKYDDIDAVIAALERNTETDLIGEYI; this is translated from the coding sequence ATGAGGAATAAAGCACCTACCCGTCGTATTGCGTGGGGATATGCCCTTTTAATTGGACTAGCCCTCATGCAGCAACTGATGATTTATCTTAAAGTGTACATGGATCAGAGCTACACTACAGGGGATATGATTTTTAGTATGGTGTCGCTGGGTGCCTTGGTTTTTGGTCTTTTTCTGCCTGTTGGCGTATCCGTCGTGGCGGGGTTTGTATATCTGGTCTCATATTTTGTGTGGCTTGTTACTTACGCTGATGCAAATGTGCTTGTATTCTCTTGGTGGTTGCTCATCCCGGCCAACGTTGCCGTGGCTGCGTTCATCAAGGCAAGTCTGCTGCGCAGTGCGCGTGTAGTGGAGCGTCTCCAGGATATGCAGGATCGTAACCCTGAAATCGATCTGGATACCTCGCTTGGGAATAAAGGAGCTCTGGCAGATACGTTAATCAAACATAGTAACCTTGCGCGTCGATACTCCGAAAAGTATGGATTCAGCATTGCCATGTTCAAGATTGAATTCTTGCCATTGGTGATGGAATCTCTCGGTTCAGTCCGGTATGCACAGTTTCTGCTTGAAATCTCGGGTACGATCCAGAAGCAGATTCGGTATGAGGATTACAAATTTTTCGTGGATCGTGGGCGTTTTGTCATCATATGTCCAATGGTGAATGTGGAATATCTTCCACTTCTGACACAGCGGATCAAAAAAGCCATCATGGATCTTCAAATTATTGATAAAAAGGGAAATGAGCTGCAAACAGTGATACGCTCCGGTGCTCTGGTATTTCAGAAGGAGCAATTCAGCAAATACGATGACATTGATGCGGTGATTGCAGCTCTAGAACGAAACACGGAGACCGATCTTATCGGAGAGTATATATAA
- a CDS encoding glycosyl hydrolase family 8 has protein sequence MIFRKKRTWLVLLLITVTVASILLLRERFLMNGVSPTVSFIEDHMTNPNGTLATYLQDATSEKADTVAGREALSESLGLWMQYAVDSDNQVLFEQSYEQLKTYFLTPPDPYIAWKLDAKGESHVTTNALGDDLRIIGALLQAADQWEQGRETKLTTAAAISRALTQSAQQRGYLVDFHDFASGHSTDTLSLVYVDLPSLQTMEKHQVVEPGTYAKYEAILMKMPEDELFYPKTYDVVRKEYTYDDTVNLIDQLIVANHLTVTDRKPDKLISFLKKEFSTRHQLPGQYKRKSHTPAVSYESSSVYGLAILLAVRSGDPKWAKQLYNHMITLRSQDSRYSGGYVFDGNTHLFDNLFPLLGEINLQKSIKK, from the coding sequence ATGATATTCCGAAAAAAACGAACATGGCTGGTGTTGCTGCTGATTACTGTTACAGTGGCAAGCATATTGTTACTAAGGGAGCGCTTCCTGATGAATGGAGTATCCCCGACAGTTTCTTTTATTGAAGATCATATGACCAACCCGAACGGTACGCTGGCAACGTATTTGCAGGATGCAACATCAGAGAAGGCAGATACTGTTGCAGGCAGAGAGGCATTGTCCGAGTCCCTTGGCTTGTGGATGCAGTATGCCGTAGATAGTGATAATCAGGTATTGTTTGAGCAGAGCTACGAGCAATTGAAGACCTATTTTCTCACGCCGCCAGATCCTTATATAGCCTGGAAGCTGGATGCCAAAGGTGAATCCCATGTAACGACCAATGCACTTGGCGATGATCTTCGTATCATTGGTGCCCTATTGCAGGCTGCAGATCAGTGGGAGCAAGGGAGAGAGACGAAGCTTACGACCGCAGCCGCCATTTCCCGTGCCTTAACACAGTCGGCTCAGCAGCGAGGATATTTGGTGGATTTCCACGATTTTGCAAGTGGTCATTCCACAGATACGTTAAGCCTGGTTTATGTTGATCTCCCGTCTCTTCAGACGATGGAAAAACATCAAGTGGTGGAGCCCGGAACCTACGCGAAATACGAAGCAATACTGATGAAGATGCCTGAGGATGAATTGTTCTATCCGAAGACCTACGATGTGGTCCGTAAAGAATATACTTATGATGATACGGTGAATCTGATCGACCAGTTAATCGTGGCGAATCATCTAACGGTGACCGACCGCAAACCGGACAAGCTCATTTCTTTTTTGAAAAAGGAGTTCAGCACCCGGCATCAGCTGCCCGGACAGTATAAGCGAAAATCACACACACCTGCCGTCTCGTATGAATCTTCATCGGTATACGGCCTGGCCATCTTACTGGCTGTACGTTCAGGTGATCCAAAGTGGGCCAAACAGCTGTATAACCATATGATTACATTGCGTAGTCAGGACTCTCGTTATTCAGGTGGATATGTATTTGACGGCAACACACATCTGTTTGATAATCTGTTTCCTTTGTTGGGAGAAATTAATTTACAGAAAAGCATTAAAAAGTAA
- a CDS encoding MarR family winged helix-turn-helix transcriptional regulator, with translation MIARCLDSISNVEFQHLNLSRGQYLYLYRICENPGIIPNQLAELIKVDRTTAARAISKLESDGFIIKQPAMGNKKNKVLFPTEAGLEAWEFIRKEGVHSDQVTLDGLTEKEIETAIHLLRRMRHNIEVDWKFVKKGGRRSYMDSEE, from the coding sequence ATGATTGCCCGCTGTCTGGATTCAATCAGTAATGTCGAGTTTCAGCATCTGAACCTGTCCCGTGGACAATATCTTTATCTGTATCGAATCTGTGAGAATCCGGGCATCATTCCGAATCAGCTTGCTGAACTGATCAAAGTGGATCGTACAACGGCGGCCAGAGCCATTAGCAAACTCGAATCCGATGGATTCATTATTAAACAGCCGGCAATGGGTAATAAAAAGAATAAAGTGTTGTTTCCAACCGAAGCTGGGCTTGAAGCATGGGAATTCATTCGTAAAGAGGGCGTACATTCGGATCAGGTGACTCTGGATGGTCTGACCGAGAAAGAGATCGAGACAGCCATCCATCTTCTTAGACGGATGCGTCATAATATTGAAGTGGACTGGAAATTTGTCAAAAAGGGTGGACGAAGATCGTACATGGATAGTGAAGAATAA
- a CDS encoding GNAT family N-acetyltransferase — MNTRIVEVNNQELLDACFAIRTAIFVEEQGVPATDEFDAYDTLDAEARHILLYVDGVPAASSRLRIVEQVAKLERICVMFDYRKHGLGRVLIDKLEQMAVADGLEKAKLHAQVQASGFYERLGYAPASEVFMEDGIPHLLMTKKLK; from the coding sequence ATGAATACAAGGATTGTTGAAGTTAATAATCAGGAATTGCTCGATGCCTGCTTCGCCATCCGTACCGCTATTTTCGTCGAAGAACAAGGCGTGCCCGCAACGGATGAATTCGATGCTTATGATACATTAGACGCGGAGGCGCGCCACATTCTGCTCTACGTGGACGGTGTGCCTGCTGCTTCCTCCAGACTGCGCATTGTGGAACAGGTCGCCAAATTGGAACGGATCTGTGTCATGTTTGATTACCGCAAACACGGCCTGGGCCGCGTGCTGATCGACAAGCTGGAGCAGATGGCTGTTGCTGATGGTCTTGAGAAAGCAAAGCTGCACGCACAGGTACAAGCTTCCGGTTTCTACGAACGTCTCGGATATGCACCAGCGTCGGAAGTATTTATGGAAGACGGCATTCCCCATCTGCTAATGACCAAAAAACTTAAATAA
- the rlmN gene encoding 23S rRNA (adenine(2503)-C(2))-methyltransferase RlmN, with translation MNKSSIYGLTLEQLRSWLPEHGQKKSRASRIWEWLYQERVHDFPAMSDVRQECLDVLSEHFTMNSLSEHVKQESADGTVKFLLRMQDGNLIETVLMRQKYGLTVCVTTQVGCNIGCSFCASGLIKKSRDLTAGEIVEQIMHVQRHLDAAGQDERVTNVVVMGIGEPFDNFQHMSDFIEVIKDRKGLALAAKRITVSTSGLPDKIKEFADSSLQVNLAISLHAPNNELRTHIMKINRAFPIEQLMDAVDYYLAKTNKRIMFEYILLRDVNDQREHAAELAELLSSRRSMVSVNLIPYNPVDEHSQYQRSTEESILGFYDTLKKNNINSTVRMEHGTDIDAACGQLRSKQMKNSAAESEPGRLALG, from the coding sequence ATGAACAAATCATCCATATATGGATTAACATTAGAGCAATTACGTTCCTGGCTACCGGAGCATGGGCAGAAAAAATCCCGTGCATCCCGGATCTGGGAATGGTTATATCAAGAGCGTGTACACGATTTTCCCGCGATGTCCGATGTCCGTCAGGAATGTCTGGACGTTCTCTCTGAGCATTTCACAATGAACTCGCTGAGCGAACATGTGAAGCAGGAATCGGCAGATGGTACCGTGAAATTTCTGCTTCGGATGCAGGACGGCAACCTGATTGAGACGGTATTGATGCGGCAAAAATACGGACTTACTGTCTGTGTGACCACACAAGTGGGCTGTAATATTGGCTGTAGCTTCTGTGCGAGCGGTCTGATCAAGAAGAGCCGTGACCTGACAGCTGGAGAGATTGTGGAGCAGATTATGCATGTGCAGCGACATCTGGATGCAGCGGGTCAAGACGAGCGGGTAACCAACGTGGTAGTGATGGGTATTGGTGAACCATTCGATAACTTCCAGCACATGAGTGATTTCATCGAAGTCATCAAGGATCGCAAAGGGCTGGCACTTGCCGCCAAACGGATTACTGTATCCACGAGCGGCCTTCCGGACAAAATCAAGGAATTTGCAGACAGCAGTCTGCAGGTCAACCTGGCGATCTCTCTGCATGCACCTAATAATGAACTGCGTACACACATCATGAAGATCAACCGGGCTTTCCCGATTGAGCAATTGATGGATGCGGTGGATTATTATCTGGCTAAAACCAACAAACGCATCATGTTTGAGTACATCTTGCTACGTGATGTTAACGATCAACGTGAGCATGCCGCGGAGCTCGCTGAACTGTTGTCCAGTCGCAGAAGTATGGTCAGTGTGAATCTGATCCCATACAACCCGGTGGATGAGCACAGTCAGTATCAACGGAGTACAGAAGAATCAATTCTGGGCTTCTATGATACGCTCAAAAAGAACAACATCAACTCCACTGTACGTATGGAACATGGTACCGATATCGATGCTGCTTGCGGACAGTTGCGCAGTAAACAAATGAAGAACAGCGCTGCCGAATCCGAGCCAGGCCGTCTGGCACTGGGATAA
- a CDS encoding sodium-dependent transporter produces the protein MNFSKPNLNQDNAGKGERFSQAGFILAAIGSSVGLGNMWKFPYITGENGGAAFFLLFIVCLLLIGLPVLLAELAIGRSGRGSAATAFIKAGGHKGWLAAGLLQVLTPFIILSFYVIIAGWTLQYAITSFSGTLFDNPDYAGQFDSFIGGYMPIVWQLVAVLITGWIVAKGVSNGIEKFNKVLIPAMLVLLIILMIRAVTLPGAGAGVSFFLNPDFSQLTTESALVALGHAFFSLSLGMGILVTYGSYVDKNQSLGAATVAVGAGDLIYAFIAGLIIFPTTFSFGIAPDQGPSLIFVALPAAFSAMPLGFLFGGLFFILLAIAALTSAVSLLEVPVKYFMERLSWSRSRAVWVISLAVFIVGLPSVLSIGLLPEWTIGSKSVFDWMDFVASNILLPVGGLLVTIFAGYFWKTAAEASGLRSGWFRVWLFMLRYVAPILVLLVLLHTSGIIHF, from the coding sequence ATGAATTTTAGTAAGCCTAATCTAAATCAAGACAACGCTGGCAAAGGAGAACGCTTCTCCCAAGCTGGATTTATCCTTGCAGCCATTGGTAGTTCGGTTGGTCTGGGCAACATGTGGAAATTCCCGTACATTACGGGTGAGAACGGAGGAGCAGCGTTTTTCCTGCTCTTCATCGTCTGTTTGTTACTCATCGGTCTGCCAGTGCTCCTGGCTGAACTTGCGATTGGTCGCAGTGGCAGAGGTAGTGCAGCTACTGCTTTTATCAAAGCAGGTGGACATAAAGGTTGGCTCGCAGCCGGATTGCTGCAAGTATTAACGCCATTTATCATCCTGTCCTTTTATGTCATTATTGCTGGCTGGACATTGCAATATGCGATTACGTCTTTCAGCGGCACGTTGTTTGACAATCCGGATTATGCCGGTCAGTTCGACTCCTTTATAGGTGGCTATATGCCGATTGTATGGCAACTGGTCGCGGTCCTAATTACAGGCTGGATTGTAGCCAAAGGGGTATCCAACGGAATCGAGAAATTCAACAAAGTTCTGATTCCAGCTATGCTTGTACTGCTTATTATCCTGATGATTCGTGCAGTTACATTGCCGGGTGCAGGTGCTGGGGTATCCTTCTTCCTGAATCCGGACTTCTCGCAGCTTACAACAGAATCCGCACTGGTAGCGCTTGGACATGCCTTCTTCTCCCTGTCACTCGGGATGGGTATTCTGGTAACCTACGGTTCGTATGTGGATAAAAATCAATCTCTCGGTGCGGCAACCGTCGCCGTTGGTGCAGGTGACCTGATCTATGCATTCATTGCGGGTCTGATCATCTTCCCAACAACATTCTCGTTTGGTATTGCACCGGACCAAGGACCGTCACTGATCTTTGTGGCTCTTCCGGCAGCCTTCTCAGCTATGCCTCTTGGATTCCTGTTTGGCGGATTGTTCTTCATACTGCTGGCTATTGCGGCTTTGACGTCAGCAGTATCCTTGCTGGAAGTTCCGGTGAAATATTTCATGGAACGTTTGTCCTGGAGCCGCAGTCGTGCGGTATGGGTTATTTCACTAGCGGTCTTCATCGTGGGACTCCCTTCGGTATTGTCGATTGGCTTGCTGCCTGAATGGACGATTGGATCGAAGAGTGTGTTCGACTGGATGGACTTTGTAGCATCTAACATCCTGCTGCCTGTAGGTGGACTGCTTGTGACGATTTTTGCCGGATACTTCTGGAAAACGGCTGCTGAAGCTTCCGGCCTGCGTTCCGGATGGTTCCGGGTGTGGCTGTTCATGCTGCGTTATGTAGCTCCGATCCTGGTTCTGCTGGTTCTACTGCACACATCCGGCATCATTCACTTCTAA